Part of the Allofrancisella frigidaquae genome is shown below.
TTCTGGATCTACAGGTAAACCAAAAGCAATATGTCACTCATATGCAATAGCTTTGACTTAATCTGACACTAGTTTAGTAATAAAATCAACTAATTTGATTATTTCTGTACAGCTAAACTTATGATATTACTCCCAGCTTACTTAACGAACCTTTAAAATACCAAATAAAACAAATTACTTCATAAAAGGTCTAAATCTTCAAAACCGATATTACTCAAAGCGCCATATAAAATTACAGCTACAGAGTTTGATAAATTCAGACTTCTACTATTTTTACGCATAGGAATTTTGATTTGAGTAGTTTTAAGTAGATCCAAAACCTCAACTGGTAGCCCTCTGGTTTCTGGACCAAACAATAAAATATCATCGCAATCAAAATCTACTTGATGGTAATATTGCTTTGCTTTAGTTGTACAAGCCCAAATTTTTTTGGTTTTATTTTTTTGATAAAACTCATCAAAATTTTTGTAGATTTTAAGGTTTGCAAACTCATGGTAATCTAAACCTGCTCGTCTAAGCTGTTTGTCATCTAACTTAAAACCCAAAGGTTCTATAAGATGTAAATTAGCACCCACATTAGCACATAGTCTAATTATATTACCAGTATTAGGTGGGATCTCTGGTTCATATAAAGCTATATTTATCATCTTGTTAAACTCTTAAATCCAACTTGCAACATCTAAAGCTGTGTAAGTAAGTATAACTTTAGCACCTGCTCTTTTCATAGATGTTAGTGTTTCTATAGTAATAGCTTTTTCATCTACTAAACCTGCTTGAGCAGCTGCTTTTATCATCGCATATTCACCACTTACATGATAAGCTGCTATTGGTAAATCAACTATATGGCTTAACTCATTGATAATATCAAGGTAACTTAAAGCTGGTTTTACCATAATAAAGTCAGCACCCTGCTCAATATCTGCTATAGCTTCTCGGATAGCTTCTTTTTTATTACGGTAGTCCATCTGATAAGTTTTACGATCACCTTTTAGCGAAGAGTCACAAGCGCTTCTAAATGGTCCATAAAAAGCTGAAGCATATTTTACTGAATACGACATTATTGCTACAGTTTCAAAACCTTTGTCATCTAATGCTTGACGCATCGCTATAATCATACCATCCATCATACCACTTGGAGCTACGACATCTGCTCCAGCTTGCGCGTGAGAGACGGCCGTTTTTTGCAAAATCTCTAATGTTTTATCGTTATCAACGTACTCATTTTGGTCTAATATTCCACAATGTCCATGCGGTGTAAAACTACACATACAAACATCTGTAGCAACTACTAGTTCCGGTGCAAGTTGTTTAATTTTTTTAATCGCTTGTTGAGTGATCCCATTAGGATCATAATTTTCAGATGAAACTAGATCTTTAGTTTTTGGCACCCCAAATATCATTATACTTTTAATTCCAGCTGTTGTAACTTGCTCAACAAGTTCACCCAGCCTATCTACAGACCAATGGTATTGATTAGGCATACTTGAGATTTCTTTTTTTATGTTCTGACCATGTACTACAAATATAGGATACATTAAGTCATTTACACTTAAGCTAGTTTCAGCAACCATATCTCTTAAGTTTTGGGACGTTCTAAGCCTACGTGGTCGTGATATTGGAAAACTCATATTTTAATCCCTATTTCTTTTTATTAGGATTTTTCCTATATAAAACTAAAATATTGCCTATAATTTGCACAAGCTCACATTTAGTAGATCGTGTGATCTCTTGAGCTAAAGCTTGCTTTTCATCTTTTGGTAAGCGACCAGCTTTTACTTTTATAAGTTCGTGAGATCCTAATGCTAAATCAATCTCTAGCATCACGTTTTCTGTCAAGCCCTTTTCTCCTATTAAAACTACTGGTTTTAATTTATGAGCCAAACCCTTTAATTGTTGTTGCTGCTTTACATCCATTTTTTATTCCTATTATTATTTTCTTATATTGTTTAAATGTTTTTTAAAAATTAGTATTTAAGATAAATACCATTTTCATCTACAAGTTTACTTAAAAAAGCACATTTGCGGTTAGCGGTTGTTAAGCCAGCGAAGTAACAACTACAACTGTTTGAACACAAGTGAGTTTTGTAGTTGTCGCTGGCGTACAACCAAGCGATAGCATGTGCTAGCATTTTTGCATACTTTTTTTGCAATGAAAAAAGTATGTCGCTATAGCTTACGTAGTAAGTAGCGAAAACAATAGTTAATATGAAAGTTTCTATTCATATTAATTTGAAGCTACACATACTATCATTTTACAATCTCCAATATTAAATTTTCTAAAATCAATTCTTTATCAACATTTTTAAAATTTGCAAAATAATTCTTTGCTTCTAAAGCTTGTCTATATATTTTATACACATTATCACCATCTAGTTTTGTTGCTAGATGTTTAATGACAGCTAACTTATCATAGTTTGCTATATTATCGCTTTCTTTATCTAATTTATAATAATATACATCTATAGCTATACTTGTAAGCCAATATAAAGCGTCTTTATACTGAGGAGATACCTCCTTTAAAAAAAGATTTACATTAAATTGATTTACCAATACCTTCATTAGTAAATTCCTAGTTTGCCAAAAGTGTGGCTCAAGCTTGATTTTTGCTACAATATTTATATCATCACGAGCTATTTGTAAAGATTTAGCTACACCTTCTTTTGACATCTCAAAAGTGTATTTAAGATAACTAAACTTATCTTCGTCGTTAAGCTTTATATCGTATACTAAAGATCTACTTTTTATAGTTGCCAATATATTATTGTAATCGCGCGTAAACATTAGAAAAAAAGTATTTTCTGTTGGTTCTTCTAATGTTTTCAGCAAAGCATTTGCAGCTGAGTCGTTTAGAAAATCTAACTCTTCAATAATTATAATTTTAGCTAGGTTATTATGAGCTGTTAACTCGCAATTTTTTATGATTTTTTTGACTTCAGCTACTTTTATCTCATCATTTTCAGCTGTAGCAATAGTAATATATGGGCAGTCTTGATAATTTTCTACACGTTGACTTAAAATAACCTGACATAAAGAATTAATAAAACTATTTAACAATACAGCATCTTTAACTCTAAAAATAAAAGCATGATGTAGAGTTTTAGAAGACTTCTGCTCAAAAAAATTATCTAGAAGCTCTTTATGAGTTTTAAGATCTAACACTTCAATCCTATATTATTTTACGTGCATATAAAAAGTTAGTAATCATGCTCTTAAAATATGTTAGTTTTGATTTTAAAAAACCTTTCTCTTTTTTTCTAACAAAACTGACTTCATACACATCGCTTTCTTTGCTCAAATGATTAATAATGTAATCATCATAAGTTTGAATTTCATCTACTAAGCCTAGCTCTAAAGCATCTTTACCAAACCAATATTCACCAGTAGCAACTTTTTGCATATCTAAGTTTGGTCTGTATACTAATATATGTTTTTTAAATAGCTCATGTATATTGTGTAAGTCTTGCTTAAACTTTTGACGCCCTTCTTCAGTATTCTCACCT
Proteins encoded:
- the hemB gene encoding porphobilinogen synthase, whose protein sequence is MSFPISRPRRLRTSQNLRDMVAETSLSVNDLMYPIFVVHGQNIKKEISSMPNQYHWSVDRLGELVEQVTTAGIKSIMIFGVPKTKDLVSSENYDPNGITQQAIKKIKQLAPELVVATDVCMCSFTPHGHCGILDQNEYVDNDKTLEILQKTAVSHAQAGADVVAPSGMMDGMIIAMRQALDDKGFETVAIMSYSVKYASAFYGPFRSACDSSLKGDRKTYQMDYRNKKEAIREAIADIEQGADFIMVKPALSYLDIINELSHIVDLPIAAYHVSGEYAMIKAAAQAGLVDEKAITIETLTSMKRAGAKVILTYTALDVASWI
- a CDS encoding DNA polymerase III subunit delta' C-terminal domain-containing protein; protein product: MLDLKTHKELLDNFFEQKSSKTLHHAFIFRVKDAVLLNSFINSLCQVILSQRVENYQDCPYITIATAENDEIKVAEVKKIIKNCELTAHNNLAKIIIIEELDFLNDSAANALLKTLEEPTENTFFLMFTRDYNNILATIKSRSLVYDIKLNDEDKFSYLKYTFEMSKEGVAKSLQIARDDINIVAKIKLEPHFWQTRNLLMKVLVNQFNVNLFLKEVSPQYKDALYWLTSIAIDVYYYKLDKESDNIANYDKLAVIKHLATKLDGDNVYKIYRQALEAKNYFANFKNVDKELILENLILEIVK
- the trmL gene encoding tRNA (uridine(34)/cytosine(34)/5-carboxymethylaminomethyluridine(34)-2'-O)-methyltransferase TrmL; the encoded protein is MINIALYEPEIPPNTGNIIRLCANVGANLHLIEPLGFKLDDKQLRRAGLDYHEFANLKIYKNFDEFYQKNKTKKIWACTTKAKQYYHQVDFDCDDILLFGPETRGLPVEVLDLLKTTQIKIPMRKNSRSLNLSNSVAVILYGALSNIGFEDLDLL
- the yhbY gene encoding ribosome assembly RNA-binding protein YhbY; translation: MDVKQQQQLKGLAHKLKPVVLIGEKGLTENVMLEIDLALGSHELIKVKAGRLPKDEKQALAQEITRSTKCELVQIIGNILVLYRKNPNKKK